Proteins encoded within one genomic window of Brachybacterium muris:
- a CDS encoding DUF86 domain-containing protein yields MSRSPEQRIADVLEAVERCRKYVAALDRESDIAEMAEDAIERNLQIIGEAVNHLPDEITGAHPEIAWPQIRGFRNILVHQYFGVDIDGSSRFVVMESVASLA; encoded by the coding sequence TTGAGCCGCAGTCCGGAGCAGCGCATCGCTGACGTACTTGAGGCAGTTGAGCGATGCCGGAAGTATGTCGCTGCGTTGGACCGTGAGAGTGACATCGCGGAGATGGCAGAGGATGCGATCGAGCGGAACCTGCAGATCATCGGCGAAGCCGTGAACCACCTTCCCGATGAGATCACCGGGGCGCACCCTGAGATCGCCTGGCCACAGATTCGGGGCTTCCGCAACATCCTGGTGCACCAGTACTTCGGAGTCGACATCGACGGCTCTTCACGGTTCGTGGTGATGGAGAGCGTCGCGTCGCTGGCGTAG
- a CDS encoding DNA recombination protein RmuC — MDGTQMLLLGLALGAALGAIVTWLVLRERMRTREEQHRAGADASTHLLRLADERFERDAARRDAEQEEREVELQRTLAPITATLSHLERSLARSEAARIDAEGALRAHLGQLAQRAQSLETGTNALTAALRAPTARGRWGEVQLRRIVEAAGMLEHVDFSEQLAGTRADGDKGQRPDLVVHLSGDRHIVVDAKAPMDAYLDATEEPDPARAAARRTAHAKALRHHVGVISSKAYWKALGDTPEFTVLFVPSDGVLAAALETDPALLDDAFTREVVIASPATLVALLRTVAHTWRTDALNRDAREVLEAGRELHHRLGTFTAHLGKVGRSLDSSVAAFNDAVGSLQSRVMVTARRFEDLGLPGTRLDEVEQLERRARTLDEAEIASLAGGSPFDGTSRIGRDARRQDAG, encoded by the coding sequence ATGGACGGAACACAGATGCTCCTGCTGGGCCTGGCCCTCGGTGCGGCCCTCGGTGCCATCGTCACCTGGCTGGTGCTGCGCGAGCGCATGCGCACCCGTGAGGAGCAGCACCGCGCAGGAGCGGACGCCTCCACCCACCTGCTGCGCCTGGCCGACGAGCGCTTCGAGCGGGATGCGGCCCGTCGCGACGCCGAGCAGGAGGAACGCGAGGTCGAGCTGCAGCGCACCCTCGCACCCATCACGGCCACCCTCTCCCATCTGGAGCGCTCCCTGGCCCGCTCCGAAGCCGCACGGATCGATGCCGAAGGGGCACTGCGCGCACACCTGGGGCAGCTCGCCCAGCGCGCCCAGTCCTTGGAGACCGGCACCAACGCACTGACCGCCGCGCTGCGGGCACCGACGGCCCGGGGCCGCTGGGGTGAGGTGCAGCTGCGTCGGATCGTCGAGGCCGCCGGGATGCTCGAGCACGTGGACTTCTCCGAACAGCTGGCCGGTACCCGGGCCGATGGCGACAAGGGCCAGCGGCCGGACCTCGTGGTGCACCTGTCCGGGGACCGGCACATCGTGGTCGATGCGAAGGCACCGATGGACGCCTACCTCGACGCCACCGAGGAACCGGACCCCGCCCGGGCCGCCGCCCGCCGCACCGCCCACGCCAAGGCCCTGCGCCACCACGTGGGCGTGATCTCGTCCAAGGCCTATTGGAAGGCCCTCGGTGACACCCCCGAGTTCACCGTCCTGTTCGTGCCCAGCGACGGGGTGCTCGCTGCCGCCCTGGAGACCGACCCGGCCCTGCTGGACGACGCCTTCACCCGGGAGGTGGTGATCGCCTCCCCCGCCACCCTGGTGGCGCTGCTGCGCACCGTCGCCCACACCTGGCGCACCGATGCCCTGAACCGTGACGCCCGTGAGGTGCTCGAGGCAGGCCGCGAGCTGCACCATCGGCTGGGCACCTTCACCGCGCACCTGGGGAAGGTGGGGCGATCCCTGGACTCCTCGGTCGCCGCCTTCAACGACGCGGTGGGGTCCCTGCAGTCGCGGGTGATGGTCACCGCGCGCCGTTTCGAGGACCTGGGGCTGCCCGGCACGCGGCTGGACGAGGTGGAGCAGTTGGAGCGGCGCGCCCGCACCCTGGACGAGGCCGAGATAGCGAGCCTCGCTGGGGGTTCCCCGTTCGACGGGACGTCCCGGATCGGCCGGGATGCCCGTCGGCAGGACGCCGGCTGA
- the ychF gene encoding redox-regulated ATPase YchF, translating to MALTIGIVGLPNVGKSTLFNALTRAEVLAANYPFATIDPNVGMVPLPDPRLAQLATVFGSEKLVPATVSFVDIAGIVKGASEGEGLGNKFLANIREADAICQVTRAFSDPDVTRVAGSDGPSGDMETISTELILADLQTIENAMPRLEKETKRGLIEPAVLENVTKAKALLEEGTTLYQGAKAAGIDVTALRELQLMTAKPFIYVFNTDEEGLADTASQDALRKLVAPAEAIFLDAKFEAELIELEPEEAAEMLASTGQEESGLDQLARAGFETLGLQTYLTAGPKEARAWTIPKGATAPQAAGVIHTDFERGFIKAEVISFDHLMEAGSKNEAKAKGWVRMEGKDYVMADGDVVEFRFNV from the coding sequence GTGGCTCTCACTATCGGAATCGTCGGACTGCCCAACGTCGGCAAGTCCACCCTGTTCAACGCTCTGACCCGCGCGGAGGTGCTTGCGGCGAACTACCCGTTCGCCACGATCGACCCCAACGTCGGCATGGTTCCCCTGCCCGACCCGCGCCTGGCCCAGCTCGCCACCGTGTTCGGCAGCGAGAAGCTGGTGCCGGCCACCGTGTCCTTCGTGGACATCGCCGGCATCGTCAAGGGCGCCAGCGAAGGCGAGGGCCTGGGCAACAAGTTCCTCGCCAACATCCGTGAGGCCGACGCGATCTGCCAGGTCACCCGCGCGTTCTCCGACCCCGACGTGACGCGCGTGGCCGGCTCCGACGGTCCCTCCGGCGACATGGAGACCATCTCCACCGAGCTGATCCTCGCGGACCTGCAGACCATCGAGAACGCGATGCCGCGACTGGAGAAGGAGACCAAGCGCGGCCTGATCGAGCCGGCCGTGCTGGAGAACGTCACCAAGGCCAAGGCACTGCTGGAGGAGGGCACCACCCTGTACCAGGGCGCGAAGGCCGCCGGCATCGACGTGACCGCGCTGCGCGAGCTGCAGCTGATGACCGCCAAGCCCTTCATCTACGTGTTCAACACCGATGAGGAGGGCCTGGCAGACACTGCCTCCCAGGACGCCCTGCGGAAGCTGGTGGCCCCGGCTGAGGCGATCTTCCTGGACGCCAAGTTCGAGGCCGAGCTGATCGAGCTGGAGCCCGAGGAGGCCGCCGAGATGCTGGCCTCCACCGGCCAGGAGGAGTCCGGCCTGGACCAGTTGGCCCGTGCCGGCTTCGAGACCCTGGGCCTGCAGACCTACCTCACTGCTGGCCCCAAGGAAGCACGCGCCTGGACGATCCCTAAGGGCGCCACCGCCCCGCAGGCCGCCGGCGTGATCCACACCGACTTCGAACGCGGCTTCATCAAGGCCGAGGTGATCTCCTTCGACCACCTCATGGAGGCCGGCTCCAAGAACGAGGCCAAGGCCAAGGGCTGGGTGCGCATGGAGGGCAAGGACTACGTGATGGCCGACGGCGACGTGGTGGAGTTCCGCTTCAACGTGTAG
- a CDS encoding SDR family NAD(P)-dependent oxidoreductase: MHIDLSHQVVVVTGAGRGIGRSIAQAFHDEGARVIALDVSPGLLSVLEADGIADLCVPCDVTDVDQVRSAVETVVERFGRLDVLINNAGINIEGPVEDFDAGLWDRVFAVNVRGVFVTSQAVIPVMKEQGSGRIINAASFAAIIPSVGAAAYGASKAAVVQLTRVLASELGPYGITVNAYAPGMIPGEMNTFASLDEQAAAAKLDQLSVRRWGEPEDVAKLCLFLASDLSSYITGALLDVSGGKFATQDPGAAWRGEGPAGLH; encoded by the coding sequence ATGCACATCGATCTCTCGCACCAGGTCGTGGTGGTCACCGGTGCCGGCCGCGGCATCGGCCGCTCCATCGCCCAGGCCTTCCACGACGAAGGGGCCCGAGTCATCGCCCTCGACGTCTCCCCCGGCCTGCTGAGCGTCCTAGAGGCCGACGGCATCGCAGACCTGTGCGTGCCCTGCGACGTCACCGATGTCGACCAGGTGCGCTCAGCCGTCGAGACTGTCGTGGAGCGCTTCGGCCGTCTCGATGTGCTGATCAACAACGCCGGCATCAACATCGAAGGGCCCGTGGAGGACTTCGATGCGGGGCTGTGGGACCGCGTGTTCGCCGTGAACGTGCGGGGCGTGTTCGTGACCAGCCAGGCCGTGATCCCGGTGATGAAAGAGCAAGGATCCGGGCGGATCATCAACGCCGCCTCGTTCGCGGCGATCATCCCCAGTGTCGGGGCCGCCGCCTACGGAGCCTCGAAGGCGGCCGTGGTGCAGCTGACCCGGGTGCTGGCCAGCGAGCTCGGACCCTACGGGATCACCGTCAACGCGTACGCGCCGGGCATGATCCCCGGGGAGATGAACACCTTCGCCTCACTGGACGAGCAGGCGGCCGCCGCCAAGCTGGACCAGCTCAGCGTACGCCGCTGGGGCGAGCCGGAGGACGTCGCGAAGCTGTGCCTGTTCCTGGCCAGCGATCTGTCCTCGTACATCACCGGGGCGCTGCTGGACGTCTCCGGAGGCAAGTTCGCCACCCAGGATCCCGGCGCTGCCTGGCGCGGAGAAGGTCCTGCCGGCCTGCACTGA
- a CDS encoding SDR family oxidoreductase: MSTRTLWVTGAGSGMGRASAVAAARAGWQVALSGRRREVLGEVAAQIEAHGGTALVVPLDVTDPEAVAAAAALIKQELGEVDAVVLSAGLNAKRRAWSDQDLTEFTAITGTNLLGPVAVIDAVLPAMRERRRGTVVLISSFAGWRTSPSAGVAYSATKTALGPLTEILNLQENHHGIRACHLCPGDVDSDFLEQRPEVPGDADRALMLTAEDVARTVMFVLESPQNVVINELVVTPAKAEQA, translated from the coding sequence ATGTCGACCAGGACTCTGTGGGTGACCGGAGCGGGCTCCGGGATGGGCCGGGCCAGCGCGGTCGCCGCCGCCCGGGCGGGCTGGCAGGTGGCGCTCTCCGGCAGGCGCCGCGAGGTGCTCGGCGAGGTGGCTGCGCAGATCGAGGCTCACGGCGGCACCGCCCTCGTCGTGCCCCTGGACGTGACCGACCCCGAGGCGGTCGCTGCCGCTGCAGCGCTGATCAAGCAGGAACTGGGGGAGGTGGATGCTGTGGTGCTCTCGGCCGGCTTGAATGCCAAGCGCCGCGCCTGGTCCGACCAGGACCTCACGGAGTTCACCGCGATCACCGGCACGAATCTGCTGGGCCCGGTGGCCGTGATCGACGCGGTGCTGCCCGCGATGCGGGAGCGCCGACGCGGCACGGTGGTGCTGATCTCGTCCTTCGCGGGGTGGCGCACCTCGCCCTCGGCCGGCGTCGCCTACAGCGCCACCAAGACGGCCCTGGGGCCACTGACGGAGATCCTGAACCTTCAGGAGAACCACCACGGCATCCGTGCCTGTCACCTGTGTCCCGGGGACGTGGACAGCGACTTCCTGGAACAACGACCCGAGGTGCCCGGTGACGCGGACAGAGCCCTCATGCTCACGGCCGAGGACGTGGCCCGCACTGTGATGTTCGTGCTGGAGAGCCCGCAGAACGTGGTGATCAACGAACTGGTGGTGACCCCCGCCAAGGCTGAACAGGCCTGA
- a CDS encoding transposase family protein, translating into MYESTGPQRDAASTIFNLPNYRVVDAIDLSDGGRQVVIASSVPPGCPSCGVIATKVHSRRSQQVRDVPVAGTVQVESSGV; encoded by the coding sequence GTGTATGAGAGTACTGGTCCGCAGCGTGATGCTGCGAGCACGATCTTCAACCTGCCCAACTACCGCGTCGTTGACGCGATCGACCTGTCCGACGGAGGGCGTCAAGTGGTGATCGCCTCGAGCGTCCCACCCGGGTGCCCGTCGTGCGGGGTGATCGCGACGAAGGTCCACTCCCGCCGCTCTCAGCAGGTGCGAGACGTCCCCGTGGCCGGGACGGTTCAGGTTGAATCGTCCGGGGTTTGA
- a CDS encoding nucleotidyltransferase family protein: MSETVMTPETLALRELLVARRGEFQVLLDRYGATNPKLFGSVARGTASLESDIDILVEMDPAEGNLLMRASGLLEETRTLFERDDIDVFPVQLLKRPVSASALAEAVPL, encoded by the coding sequence ATGTCTGAGACCGTCATGACGCCCGAGACGCTCGCCCTGCGCGAGCTCCTCGTTGCGCGCCGTGGCGAGTTCCAGGTGCTCCTCGACCGGTACGGCGCGACCAATCCGAAGCTGTTCGGGTCCGTCGCCCGCGGCACAGCGTCTTTAGAATCCGACATCGACATCCTCGTCGAGATGGACCCTGCCGAGGGGAACCTCCTGATGCGTGCATCCGGTCTGCTCGAGGAGACGCGCACGCTGTTCGAGCGCGATGACATCGATGTGTTTCCTGTCCAACTGCTCAAGCGTCCGGTCTCCGCTTCGGCGCTCGCCGAGGCGGTGCCGCTTTGA